Proteins from a genomic interval of Flammeovirgaceae bacterium SG7u.111:
- a CDS encoding type III pantothenate kinase — protein sequence MLLVADIGNTNIVFGIYDNEKWAHVWRFETHPVQQSGRYELFLRNSFLENGLKTSQLTASAISSVVPSINKNLKYALESLLGVEPLMVGPKTYKGLTISINNPNEIGADLVCNAVAAHQYCKDQTEFDYCIIVDFGTALTFTPLTKKGELLGVAIAPGIRTAMKALSSNTAKLPEIPLEVPESVLGKNTIHALQAGILEGYVGLVRHMLDKIKQEVGQPCMVIATGGLSSVLDDLQPEFHKIDPMLTLDGLRIICEQNL from the coding sequence ATGTTACTTGTAGCAGACATAGGAAACACCAATATAGTATTCGGAATTTATGATAATGAAAAATGGGCTCATGTATGGCGGTTTGAGACGCACCCAGTCCAGCAATCCGGTCGTTACGAGCTTTTTCTTAGGAATTCATTTTTGGAAAATGGACTAAAAACCAGTCAGCTCACAGCCTCTGCCATTAGCAGCGTGGTACCTTCCATCAATAAAAATTTAAAATATGCTCTTGAAAGCCTGCTAGGAGTAGAACCGCTTATGGTAGGTCCTAAAACCTATAAGGGCTTGACGATTAGCATAAACAATCCTAATGAAATAGGTGCAGATTTGGTGTGCAATGCTGTTGCAGCCCACCAGTACTGTAAAGACCAAACGGAGTTCGACTACTGCATTATCGTAGATTTTGGTACGGCACTGACCTTCACGCCCCTCACCAAAAAAGGAGAATTATTAGGAGTAGCCATCGCTCCGGGTATCCGCACCGCAATGAAAGCTCTTTCGAGCAATACCGCCAAGCTGCCTGAAATCCCCTTGGAAGTGCCCGAATCTGTTTTGGGAAAAAACACCATCCATGCCCTGCAAGCTGGAATTTTAGAGGGATACGTAGGGCTTGTGCGGCACATGTTAGATAAAATAAAGCAGGAAGTAGGGCAACCTTGTATGGTAATAGCCACCGGTGGACTTTCTTCGGTGCTTGACGACCTCCAACCAGAGTTTCATAAAATAGACCCCATGCTCACACTGGACGGACTCAGAATCATATGCGAACAAAACCTATAA
- a CDS encoding SGNH/GDSL hydrolase family protein produces the protein MAKTILCYGDSNTWGYNPHTKGRYSFEKRWSSVLQASLGSSFRVIAEGLNGRTTVWDDPMGAYKNGKIYLIPCLHSHKPIDVVIIKLGTNDLKKQFCLTASEIANGAKTLVEMVIGSECGPESLVPKVLLIAPAPLATVSGFAEMFEGGEKKSKLFGKAFSKVAEELGCYFLDAGKHIHSSEKDGVHLDEEMQLKLGKAVADKVKVMHF, from the coding sequence ATGGCAAAAACGATTCTTTGCTATGGCGATTCAAATACATGGGGTTACAATCCTCACACCAAAGGACGGTACTCTTTTGAGAAGCGCTGGTCTAGTGTTTTGCAAGCAAGCTTGGGCAGTTCTTTTCGGGTAATAGCTGAGGGGCTCAACGGACGCACAACTGTTTGGGACGACCCTATGGGAGCTTATAAAAATGGGAAAATATACCTGATTCCTTGCCTGCATAGTCATAAACCAATCGACGTGGTAATTATCAAACTGGGTACAAATGACCTGAAAAAGCAATTTTGCCTTACTGCTTCTGAAATTGCCAATGGAGCAAAAACACTGGTAGAAATGGTCATCGGCTCAGAGTGCGGACCGGAAAGCTTAGTTCCAAAAGTTTTACTGATAGCTCCTGCACCATTGGCTACGGTTTCAGGCTTTGCAGAGATGTTTGAAGGAGGAGAAAAAAAATCGAAGCTGTTTGGAAAAGCTTTTTCCAAGGTTGCTGAAGAGCTGGGTTGCTACTTTTTGGATGCGGGAAAACATATCCATAGCAGCGAAAAAGATGGGGTTCATTTGGACGAAGAAATGCAGCTAAAGCTGGGCAAGGCCGTTGCCGATAAGGTAAAAGTGATGCACTTTTAG